The Desulfovibrio fairfieldensis sequence TTCTTGAGCTTGTGCAGCAGTTCAATGTCCGGGTCGTCCCAGATCTGGGAGAAGGGGCGCTCCAGCACATTGCCGAAGACGTGCTCGCGCCAGAACTGGTCGGCGTGCACCTTGCCGTCCCAAGAGATACAGCCGATGCCCCGGCCTGAATTGTTGCCCTCGTTATACTGCAACAATTCAAAGACTTCCTCGGCCCGCTTGGGGTCTTCGCGCTTCAGGCGCATCCAGACGTAGGGGCCGTCGGCATGGTTGTCCACGGTGAGAATTTCCTTGGGATGGCCCGCGTCGAACAGGGCGCGGGTTTCATCCATGATCAGGTCCAGCACGGCGCGGGTTTCGGCGTGATCCAGGTCTTCCTTGATCAGTTCCGAGCCCCGGCCCGAATAGACCAGATGGTAGAAGCAGGCGCGCGGCACTTCCAGCTCCTTGAGCAGACGGAAGATGCCGGGAATTTCCGCCACATTGCGCTTGTTGATGGTGAAGCGCAGGCCTACCTTGAGGCCCTCGGCCTGGCAGTTGGCAATGCCCTGCAGGGCTTTTTTGAACGCGCCGGGCACACAGCGGAAATGGTCGTGCACGTCTTCCATGCCGTCCAGGGAAATGCCCACGTAGGAGAGGCCCACTTCTTTGAGTTCGCGCGCCTTCTGGGGCGTGATCAGGGTGCCGTTGGTGGAGACCACCGCGCGCATGCCCTTGCCGGTCGCATGGCTGGCCAGCTCCACCAGATCCTTGCGCAC is a genomic window containing:
- the ahbC gene encoding 12,18-didecarboxysiroheme deacetylase, with the protein product MIGISKLYCGQVEPSDALRYGRESGKLPSHLLQFSKDKKPVIVWNMTQRCNLKCVHCYAHAVEVDGTDDINTEQAKAMIDDLAAFGAPVMLFSGGEPLVRKDLVELASHATGKGMRAVVSTNGTLITPQKARELKEVGLSYVGISLDGMEDVHDHFRCVPGAFKKALQGIANCQAEGLKVGLRFTINKRNVAEIPGIFRLLKELEVPRACFYHLVYSGRGSELIKEDLDHAETRAVLDLIMDETRALFDAGHPKEILTVDNHADGPYVWMRLKREDPKRAEEVFELLQYNEGNNSGRGIGCISWDGKVHADQFWREHVFGNVLERPFSQIWDDPDIELLHKLKNKKVHVGGRCAKCKYLNICGGNFRARAEAFYGDEWAQDPACYLTDEEIGL